CTCCCGATATCACCAGTATTGCCGATGTCACTTTTTCATCTCGATTCGAAACTGGTAAAGAACTTTTGGATCATCTCAAGAATGGCACCTCGCCCTACGAGATGGAGGAAAGCATGAACAATATCAATGCTAAGCTGGCGCAATTGCGAGAGCTTTCCAGCAATTGGATGAACGATGATAATGAAGCTCCAACCAGCATAAAAGAAAAAGACTCTTTTGTTGGAGACTCTTATGAAGGACTAGGTGATGAAGATAAAGAGCTTTTCTTGAAGTTGGAAGAAAAGAAAAACTCTATCCAAAAAAAGAAAGAAGAAAAAAAACCCGTAAAGAAAAAAATACAGAAAGTACCTGAAAAAAAACCGGTTAAACGGATTATTCCGAAAGAACCAGCTGCAAAAAAAACAAAACCAACCAAGCGTCCTATTCGCAAACTGATACGGACGAAACCGGCAGAATCTCAATCAACAAAAAAGAAAAAGTAGCTTGTTTATGCACATCCGTCCCGAGAAGATCAATGAACTTCAAAGACGGATGGAAAGCTTGGGAATCCGCAACGAAGATCTTACGGAAAAGTTTATTCTTGGCTCCGGAAAAGGAGGCCAAAAAGTCAACAAGACAGCCTCTTGCGTTTATCTCAAACATGAACCTTCAGGAATTGAGATCAAATGCCAGTTGGAACGTTCACGCGAATTAAATCGCTTCTATGCACGCCGGCTTCTCTGCGAAAAAATCGAAGAAAAGATCCTCAAGATCAAAACTGAAAAACAGAAAGAGATCGAAAAAATCAAACGTCAGAAAAAGCGGCGATCTAGAAGGCAGCAACAAAAAATACTCGAAGAGAAACGGCATCAATCTGAAAAAAAAAAGTTACGGCAAAAGCCCGAATCCGAGTATACCGATCATTATTGAAAAATGTATCTAGCTCACGCATGACCCGCAATGCAGTTTTGGCCTTCCCATTTTAGCTTCGTATTCCTCATGAGAAACATACGCGACATACCCAATATATCCGATCAATGGCAACGCTCCTGCAATGTTAAAAAATGCAAGGCCAACAGAGTCAAAGGCAACACCGGAAACTAATTGGATCATCGAAATTTTCGAGATCCAATACGCACCCGCCCCGATACAAGAGGGAAGAGCGAATCGAAAACAGCAAAAACGTTCAACTGCAGCCCGATAAAGAACTGAAGCTGCTACCATCGTTACGCAAGTTGTGGCAAACGAAAGCGGCGACACCGTCATCAACCCGTACATTGCAGCAGCTCGAAAGAAATGGCAAGCGACTAAGGCTATTTTATACACAACCGGATGCTTATCTAAAAACGACGAGATTAAGCAGCAATTTTGCTCTACGAAACGATTGATTGATTTAGAAAATCCAGTGATCCCTTGCATGTGATTTTTCTCCTTAATCAGATAGATTCACGACTACTTTGCAAATTTTTCTTATTTTTGACTATATATAATTCCAGTATCTACTTAAGGACGAATTCATGAAAAAAATATTTGAAGAATTTAAAACTTTTGCCATTCGAGGAAATGCGATCGATATGGCAATAGGTATCATTATCGGTGCTGCTTTTAGCCAAGTCGTCAATTCGCTTGTCAATGATATGATCATGCCTCCGATCGGTTGGCTAGTCGGCGGAGTGGATTTTAGCGATCTATCGGTGACGATCAAACAGGCGTCTGGAAATCAAGAAGCCGTCAATGTGAATTATGGAGCTTTTCTGAATACGCTGATTAATTTCACTATTGTTGCTATCGCCACATTTGCAATTGTCAAAACAGTCAATAAGCTCACCAAACATAAAGAAAAAGAGACGACAACGAAAGAGTGTCCCGAATGCAAGCTATCCATCCCCAAAAAAGCAAAAAGATGCGGTCATTGCACGACAAAACTGGAATAACATAGGGCAAAATCTTCCATCAGCTCCTCTAGCGCGTCAACAGCTTCCAAAGCGACAGGATTATAAAGGGAAACACGGATTCCACCAGCTTCGCTATGCCCTTTAATCCCGATAATTTTACGCTTTAAAGCCTCTTCAACAAACTTCTGTTCTAAGCCTCCTTGAATAAAAAAACAGGCGTTCATTTCAGACCGGTCTTCCGGATTGACTCTGCTGAGATAGATTTCATGCCGATCCACTGCAGCATAGACTCTTTTTGCTTTTTCCGCATTGATCTTCATCAAGCCTTCCACCCCCCCTTTCTCCTTCATCCATCTGAGGACCAATAACATCATGTAAATGCCGAAAACCGGAGCTGTATTGTAGACTGTATTTCGATTGAGATGCGTACGATACTGCAGAAGAGTTCCCACATGCTCGGGACACCTTTCCGCTAGATCACGACGTACAATCACAAGCGTAACGCCGGCAATTCCTACGTTTTTTTGCGCACTGGCAAAAATCACGCCGAATTTAGAAAAATCCAAAGGTTTTGAAAAAATATCCGATGTCATATCTGCAACAATCGGAACGTTTCCCGTGTCCGGAAAAGTATGCCACTGCGTCCCGTAAATCGTGTTATTGGACGTCAGATACACATAAGGAGCATCAGGATTAAAGTTGTCTTGTGAAACTTTGGGAATCAAACAATGACCTGAATCTTCCGAGCTCGCAACAATTCTAACGGGGCTGACTCGCTTAATATCAGCAATCGCTTTTCCACTCCAATACCCTGTATGCAAGACATCAACGACTTTTCCTTCAATTGCCAGATTTAAGGGAGCCATAGAAAATTGCAATGTTGCTCCTCCCTGAAGCAAAAGCACTTCAAATGTATCAGGGATTTTTAGAAGCTTTCTGATTAAATCGCGCGCTTCAGCATAAATGTCTTCGAATAATTGTGTGCGATGCCCCATTTCAAGAATAGATAAACCGCTTGATTGGTAGTTAAGAAGCTGACGATGAGCTTCTTGAAGCACGGTGTCCGGTAAGGCTCCAGGCCCTGCGCTAAAATTGTACATTTTTTTATCCATGAAGCCACTCTAAAAATTTTTGCCGATCCACATTGCCCCCAGTAATCACGCAAACTACAGAACCACTCAACGGCCGTTTTTTCAGAAAACCGGCAAAAGAAACAGCTCCAGAGGGCTCCGCGACCAAGCCAAAAACGTTAAACAGTATTTTCATTGCTTCAATGATTTCTTGCTCCGATACCTTTACAGTTGAGTCGATATATTTCTTAAGTAAAGGCCAGTTATGCTTTCCTACACTGGGAGAAAGGAGTCCATCTGCAATGGTTTTTGTCGACGGCAAATGCAGACGCTCACCTTTTTCCAAAGAGGCTGTCAATCTAGCAGCCCCTTCGGGTTCGACTCCAATGACTTTTGTGTGCTGAGATATTTGTTTAATCACGCAAGAACACCCTGCCATGATCCCGCCGCCGCCAATCGGACCAAAAAAAAAGTGCGGTTTTTTCAGCTGATCGCACACCTCTAATGCTACAGACCCTTGTCCAGCAATCACATCAGGATCATCAAACGCATGGATCATGATCCTTTCCTTTTCACAAACAAGCTCGGCAACCTTCTCATCCCCTTCGGCATGCGTCGTTCCATGCAAAAAAACTTCGGCTCCCAAAGCTTCTGTTTTCTTAACTTTTAAGGCAGGCGCATGTTCCGGCATCACAACCGCAACAGGAAAACCTAGCCGATTTCCTGCATAAGCGATCCCTTGCGCAAAATTTCCGGATGAGCGCGCCACAATCCCAACGCCTGGCTGAATTTTTTGAAGAGCTGCATTGACAGCTCCGCGAGGCTTGTAGCTGCAGGTCCACTGAAAGTTCTCGCACTTTAGATAGAGGCCTGGAAATTCTAGGGATTGAATAAGCGGTGTTTCAATGATATAGGGAGCAATTCTCTCTCTAGCTTCCTTAAAAAGGCGAATATTCATAGATTAAAACTCCCGATCAATGTATTGTGTCAAATTAAAATAATGATCGGTATAAATGCAATATCGATAGAGAGCAACAATGAAAGAGATCAAAGTATCGTTTATCAACGAGCAAAAACTCCCCTTGGTCATCGAACCCAACTTCCCCAATCCTGCTTTCGAAGATCTGATAGAGATCATCAAAGAGCAAAACGCATTTCTCAAAGAAAACATGCTCAAATACGGAGGGTTGCTGTTCAGAGGATTCCCCGTTCACAAGCCTGAGGAGTTTTCAAACGTCGTCCGAGCCCTGGATACGGGAGAATTCGTCGACTATATTGGAGGAGGAGCACCGCGCGAAAAAGTAAAAGACAGTGTCTATACCTCCACTGAAGCTCCTCCCGCTATCAAAATCCATTTACATAACGAAATGAGCTTTGCCGACAACTACCCTAGTCATATTTTCTTTTTTTGCGAAACCCCTTCCAAACTGGGTGGAGAAACATTCATTGGCAACGCCAGGGAAATTTTGAAATCCTTGAGGCAGGAAACAAAAGAACGTTTTGAGAAAAAGAAGCTTAAATATGTCTCCCGCTATTATCATAAAAGCGCACTGATGGATCTCATCAACAAGTTTCAAAGAGGGCACAAAACATGGATAGATGTTTTTGAAACAGATCAAAAAGAAGAGGTCGAAAAGCGGTGTAGAGAAAACAATATCGGATGCAAATGGAATGTCAATGATTGGCTAGAGATTAGCCGCCTACGCCCTGCATTTCTAGAACACCCGAAAACCAAAGAAAAAGTTTGGTTCAATCAAGTTCATCTCTTCGACTACAATCCCCGTTTCATCGGATGGTGGCGTTATCTTGCCATGCGTGCCTTTTACTGCCGAAAACATACGATGGTTGATGAAATCTTTTTTGCCGACGGCCAAAAAATTCCAAGAGAGGATATCTACCACATTCACGACATCCTCGACAAGCATTCCATCTATTTCCCTTGGCAAAAAGGGGACGTGATGGCGTTGGACAACCTTTTAACCATGCATGGCCGCGCTCCTTTTAAAGGGAAGAGAAAAATCCTGACGGCAATGACGCGTTGATCAAACAGAGCTTTCTACAAATAGATCGATCTGAAGTTCTTGTCCTGGAGCTTGTGCGTATTGATCGAATTCCGTTATCCCGTGCTCTATCAACACTTCTTCGTCTAAAAAACAATTCCCTGTGACGACTTTGCTCTCTTGGGTAACGATATGATAAGCGGCATCAGCCATAATCGATGGTTTGCGGCTCTTATCCATTAGAAAGGGGAAAAAGGCTTTAATTGCCTGGGTAGCGATTGTCGTTTTAGGCCATAGCGAATTGACGGCAACCCCCTGTTCTCGGAACTCTTCCGCCATTCCCAGAGTACACATCGTCATGCCATATTTAGACATCGTATAGGCTACGTGAGGTTTGAGCCATTTGGGATCATAGCTAAGCGGAGGAGAAAGATTAAGGATATGGGGATTTTCGCTTGTGATGAGATGCGGTAAACAGAGTTTAGAGCAAAGGAATGTAGCACGCATGTTGCAAGAGACCATCAGATCGAATTTTTTCATCGGAGTATCCAGAGTTGCTGTAGGAAAGATGGCTGAAGCATTATTAATCAGGATATCGATGCCGCCAAAAGACTCTAAAGCCTGTTCTACAGCGCTTTTCACTTGATCTTCATTGCGAATATCCACCTGAACTGCTAACGCTTTTCCACCCCGCTTCTCAATCTCTTCAGCAACTGTATGAATGGTTCCGGGAAGTGTTGGATGCGGCTTGCTGGTTTTTGCCGCAACAACGACATTTGCCCCATCCTCGGCGCAACGCAAAGCAATCGCCTCTCCGATTCCTCGACTGGCCCCTGTAATTAATACTGTACGACCCTTTAAAGACATACAAAACATCTCCTTGTTTATTCAACATAATGAAGAAAAAAAAGATTTACGACAAATCAAGAATGTGATATTATTTAATAAATATTTTCTTTTTATATTTATCGGTTAAAAAAATGTCTCTTGAAGTTCGAGACGGCAGCGTCAAAACTCTCCTGACGATTTCGCTGCCTCTGATCTTATCCTTTTTATCCATGCTTGGAATGCTGACTGTGGATCGGCTTTTTCTCGCCCGTTACTCAACAGACGCTTTAAGTGCAGCAGTCAGCGGCGGAATGACTGCCTGGGCCTTGACATTCGGCGGACAAACATTGACAAATGTCTCCGGAATTTTCGCAGCACAATACAATGGTTCCAAGCAGTATTTGATGATGGGGAAACCTGTTTGGCAAATGATCTGGCTTAGCCTGTTCTTCATCATCCCTTTCGGAGCCGCAGCCATCTGGTTTGCTCCATGGGCATTCGCAGGCTCCCCTATTGAAACAGAGCAGGTGCTCTACTACCGCCTAACCATGGCGATCAGCCCTTTTATGTGCTTGCTTGGAGGATTAAATGGATTTTTCATCGGACAAGGCAAAACATCGATCATCACCTGGCTCACTCTGCTTGGAAACCTAATTAATCTTATCCTTGATCCTATTTTGATTTTCGGATACGGCCCGGTTCCAAGCATGGGAATCATGGGGGCTTGTCTTGCAACCGGCATAGGCTTGATCTGCCAGAACGGAGTGATGCTTTATCTGTTCTTGAAAAGGGAAAATAGAGAAACGTTTGGAACAAATGAGTGGATACCAGACCTTAGAGCCGTTTGGGAAATGGTCAAGATTGGAGGCCCCGAAGCTCTGGCGGCAATTTTAGAACTCGGCGCTTGGGCAGCACTCTACCTGCTTCTCAACGATTTGGGCGCTGTCCACATCCTTGTGACAAGCGTTGGGCAAAGCATTTTGATGTCGATGTTTTTCTTCGGAATCGGTTTGGAACAAGGAATTTCCAGCGTGAGCGGGAACCTGATCGGCTTGGGCCGCAAAGGCGAAGTGATGACAGCCTTCCTCTCCGGATGCAAGATTGTTGCCGTTTTTGGGATCAGCCTAATGGCTTTCCTTTGGCTCGGCAGCGAGTGGATTGTCGATCTTTTCCTCCAAGATCCGGAGCGCCTGGAAGGAGCTGAACGTTTATCCTCGCTGACTTCTGAAGAACTGGCTATAGCACGCAATTACGTGATAAAAAGCAGCCTAGTCATTGGAGCTTACATCATCATTGAAAATATCCGCTGCCTGCTGTATGGAATCCTCCGCTCCGCTGGCGATACGTTCTTTATCCTTGTCACCAGCATCGCAACAACCTGGCTGCTGCTTCTGGCACCCACCTATTTATTGATGACACTTTGGAAAATGCCTGTTGACACTTCATTTTGGATTTGGCTGACTTTTGCGGCAGCATCAACCTCTATCTGCTACGCAAGATTTGCTCAAGGAAGCTGGGCAAAGAAGCAAACTATATCTCTTCTGAAAACGAGAGACGACGAAGCTTTAACTTTTTCTGACTCTCGCACAAATTTTTCTCATTAATGGAATAAACATCTTTCGATTGACAAATATGGACGCCGACAGCAAACGCGCTGATCCAGTACCACGACTTTTCACTCTCGATCCAGCCCAAAGGACCGTTGTAACATCCAATATCGGCATCCGATCCGCTCAAAAATCCAACGCCTTGTGAATAATTTTGGGCTTTTTTTAAATCAATAACAGAAGACATCTTGGAATCATACAGCCCTTCCGGCAATTTTCCGGCGTCTAAGTATTGAGGATATCCTTTCTCGTCGTCTTGAACCCAAAACATGATCTGCTTTGCCTGCCTATCCCAGTCAATAGGAAGCTGATCAATGAATGCCCTACACATATCCAGGGATTTCTGAGTGAATCCGCATAACGCTTCAATCTGACCTTCTTTCAACCAGCCCGCAACAGTTTGGACAAGGCTCGGATCTTTCCAATCCAACCTCTCTTGCAATCTCAGACGGTGCAAAAGCAACAAGCTGTCAACAAGCATCAATTTGGCCAATCCATTCATGAGCAAATAATGAACTTTTCCTTTCTTTAGCTTAAAAAGATCGAAAGACTCCAAAGTTGGATTCTTAACTACCTCAGACAGATGGGGCCCATCGCCTACATCCCTTGCACCCCATGCCCCTGCATTGGGATACTGCGTTTTTAAAAATGGAGTTTCTAAACGACCCGCCCCCCTGTTAATATTTGGAATAAGATTGGCAAGAGGTTGATACTTTCGGACTGATTCCTCATTATGAAAAAGTTCGACGAATGGAGGAAGTTGGCCAAGAGATAGTTGCAGCCCACTGTCGAAAAGAAATTTTTTGCGCGCCTCATTCCAGGTGGAATCATCCTTAATCTGGTGAAGGTAATGATAGTAGTGTTCTTCTACCTGTTGCACATACAATGCAGGCTGATCTTTTTCCACATCTACAGGGAATTCTTCAAAGGGCAGGCTCTTAGGGTTAGAAATGGAAATGGGAATCGGCAAGCGGCTTTTAAAACGTGAACACTCCCTAAAAATTTCAATCATTGCTTTTTCTCTGCAAAATTCCGAGATAGACTCCCCTGTGCGCAAAAATTTGCAGGCAAATATTTTATCAGAATCATTAGGTTGGAATAAAACCGTTCTGCCAAGCACCTTAATGATTTTTCCTTTTGTGAAATCAACAGATGTTGATTTCAAATCTCTCCAATCCGTTTCAGTCTCATAAACTTTCTTAACTTTCCGGGCCATGCCCTTTGAAAAATTCATGACAAGATTCTCTTCAAACTCACCTTCTTTTTTCATCAAATCCATCCCCAGTTGATGGAAATTATGGAAGGCTCCCCCCCAAGGCTGAATAGACAGAGTATCGGCTGAACCAAGATCCATTCCCTGAATCAATTCAGGATGTTCAAAAATATAGCACAAGATGCAATGAGTCTCTTTGAGAGATAAATCCGCATATAGCATATTCCAAGCCTTCTTATCCAAAGTTTCAGGAAACTCAAGTGCATAGACTAAAACAGATAACCAGGGATGATGCGGAATTTGTTTCAGAACTGTATCGTCAAGGCGATTAAAAATTGCGGGATGAGCAGCGAGAAACGCCCTTTGGGAAGGAGATTGCAAATCCAATTCCCACCTGGAAGGAAACTCGATCATTGCCTTGCTAGATAAAGATAAAGAAGAGCTTATCAATGACATACTCTTAAGTATAAGAGAAAGAAGTATTTAAATCGTTAAAAAAGAATTCCTTTCACAAGGATCGCCGTGACCGTCTTGTCGTTGCCTCCCATACTGACAAGCATGCCATATGGATGCTTTGGCTGGATCTGATGATCCGCATTTGAAGTCAGCTGAAGCGTCAAATCCACCATCTGTCTGACACCTGTTGCCCCGGTAGGATGGCCGAATCCTCCCAATCCTCCGGATAAATTCGTTGGGATGGCTCCTTCTTTTGAAGTGACGCCGTCCAGTACCAAATGCGACGCCTGGCCGGGCTGAGCAAATCCAAGAGCCTCCAACGCCAGCAAAGCTGTAATGGAAAAGCAATCGTGCAGCTCCAAAAGCCCTAGCTCATCTTTAGTTAAGCCTGCCCGTTCAAACGCTCTACGAGCGGCAATTGCTGTTGTTGACAGTACTGTCCAATCTTCCGGATCCCGAGTAATGTCATCCTCTACACCAGCCAAAGAGATAATTTCAACAGCATTTTCTTTTTTGATCCCGCATTTCGACAACCCCTCTTCAGAAAAAATCCCGATAGAAGAAGCTCCATCACTGACTTTGGAACAATCGGTTGGATTTAAATGCGGAACAAACCGTTTTGGATTAGGCGGCGTCAAACCAAGCGCAAAAAGATCTTCCACCTTATTGTCATACTCCTGTGCCTTGGGATTTTGACGGGCGTTTTTGATGCTCTGCTCGTACCATTTTGCCATTCCCCGACGCGTTTCCTCATAGCCGTACCTATCATAGTAAGCACCAGCTCTAGTTGCAAAGATCCCTGGAAAAAAATGCGCGTATCCCTTCTTGCGCTCTTTGGAGTAATAAGACGCCCCTGCCAGCACATCTGCTCCATACACCGCTTTCACAGAATTCTGCATTTCAAATCCCGCCACAAAAACAGCGTCAGCGGTGTCGGAGAGGATCGCATTCACCCCCATTGCAAGAGCACGCCCGCCCGAACCGCAAGCACCTTCAACTGCCGTGCACGGCTTTCCCCGCAATTCGGGAACCATGAATGGTAAAAATCCCGGCAGATTAGCTTGTCTGAGAAAACGCCCCGACATAAAACTGGCAATAAATCCTTCATCAAATAAAGGCTGCTCCATCTGATTGCACGTTCCCTGAGCCGTTTCTTGAAGATACTCTTCAAACGGACGCAACTTTTTAGGGTTGAATTCAGGACGTCCCGATCCCATAAATACAGTGGTATATGGCGCAGCAGCATAAACTTTTTTTCTCACTTATAGACCTCCTGAGGCAGGTGCTCATCATCAGGGCCATACAAATGATAAAACCCGTTCACGATCACAGTGTTGACATCATCAATCGAACGAGCAACGCCATCTGCGACTAACTTGCGCGCAATATCCCGCGACCTTAGCAAATGGGAAGAAGCGATCCGTGCTGCAAGGGTATCGAGCTCAAACAGGTTTCTGAGGTATCTTTTTAAAAGTTCTTCCCGGTTTTTCTCCTTTCCCATCACTTTCCAGGGAAGATGCCCTTTGGGCAGCTCGCCAATTAAATCATTGGGAAGATCTACGTACGCCTTTGCCTTCAAATCATAGATTTTTTCAATCGTGTGGCCGCGATACTGGAAAAAACCGTCTTTTTGCGATCCATCGGAATACTGGCCTCCTGTACAGCCGGCAGCAACCATTTGATCGATTAAACCACTATGAAACTCAATCTTAAGATAATGGGCCATGATCTGCATGACGCGGAAGAGAACATCAATGCCAACATAATCAAAGAGCTGGAAAATCCCCATGGGACGGATCAAAAGGTCGCGCGTCATCTGATCGATAAAACAAAGCGCCTCCACAAGCGTATAAGAAGACTCTAACTCAGAAACCTCTTTCAAAGCTTCATTGATCTCGCGTAGAAAATGACCATTTCCAATAAAACCTGCAACATCTTTGGAATACACAATAATTTTTCCCAGACGTTTTGCCAACTCATCGGCTAGCGCAGCGAACGATTCGCCATTTTCAGCCGCAGGAATGATCTCTAATAATTTCTGCACAGCCGGAGGATTATAAAAATGATAGCCGATCATGCGCCCCTTTAATCCGGAAGCCTCCGCTAATACCCCAATGGGCAAAGAAGAGGTATTGGTGAAAAAAAGCGCGCTTTCAGAAGCTGTTTTCTTAAGCTCGGAAAAGACGCGTGTTTTGACATCCATCTCTTCGACAATCGCCTCAAAGATAAGATGCGCGTTTTTTGCTTGAGCAATCTCCTCTTCAAAGCGTAAGCAGTCAATTGCCCCTTGAACAAACGCCTCAATCATCTCTTGATTGCTGACAAGCCGTTGGTCATTCTTATAGTACTCGCGCAAGTCGTTGATCTGCTTTTCGGCAAAACGGGTCATCTGCGCACGCAGATAGTTGCGCAACCCCGATAAACTCTTAACATTGGAATCAATGAGTGTCAACGTGTATGCGCCAGATCCCACCTGCCCTTCTTTAGAAGCTTCCAAACAGGCAATCTCGCGCAGCAGCAGCAAGGAAATGCCGCTCCCCATTTTCCCGCCAGCGCCAACGACAGCAACAGAAGTCAATTTTTCATTAAGCACTAGTACCCCTCATCGATTTTTCTAAAAATGCCTGCATCGCTTTTTCCCTTTCAGGAGTTTCAAAGCAAATGGCAAAATTTGACTTTTCCAAATCAAGCCCCTCATGAATCGAAAGGCCATCTTCCCGATTAATTGCATCTTTCGCTTGATAAATCGCTGTTTGGGAATGCCCGGCAATGCTGCCTGCGACCGCCAAACACTCGCTGATCAAAGACTCTTTGCTGCACACACAGTTGACCAGCCCAATTCGGTGCGCTTCATCAGCGCTGATCGCCTTGCCTGTTGCAATCATCTCTTTAGCTTGGCGAACCCCAACTGCACGAACGAGCCGCTGCGTCCCGCCAAATCCGGGGATAATTCCGAGCATCACCTCCGGCAGCCCCAACTTTGCCGAATCAGCAGCGTAGATAAAATCACAAGCCAATGCCATCTCCAGCCCTCCTCCTAGTGCAAATCCATTAATCGCAGCGATCGTGATAAAAGGGGCCTTCTCTAAAAGAAGAGAGACACGCTGTCCAAGAGAAATAAAGGAGAGGATCTGTTGCTTGTCAAACCCTTGCATTTCTTTGATATCTGCTCCAGCAATAAACGCTTTTTCACCGGCTCCAGTCACAATCATAGCAACCAACTCCAGCTTTTCGCTCTCCTCTTCCAAACAGTGTTCCAGCTCTTTTAAAAGCTCTAAATTCAATGCATTCAAAGCTTTAGGACGATTAATTTTCAAAAGTCCAACTCGATTCCGCTTTTCAAATTCCAAATATTTCATACACTACGTCATAGCACAACAAGATTAACCCTTGCAAGGAAACACTTGAATCGGAGATATCATATTAGTATGAAACTTAAACTTTGGGATGTCTTAGGCCAAGAATCTCCCTTGCAAATCGTCGGTGTGATCAATGCTTATGCTGCGATCATGGCAAAGGAGGTCGGTTTTCGAGCGCTCTATCTTTCAGGAGCAGGGGTTGCCAACATCTCTTATGGCATTCCCGATATTGGAAAAACAACACTGGAAAATGTTTTGGAAGATGCTTTGCGCATCACACAAGCAGTCGATCTGCCTCTGCTCGTCGATATTGACACCGGATGGGACAAGCCGGAAGAGACAATACGCGCAATGGAAGAGATTGGCGTGGCCGGCGTCCATATCGAAGATCA
This genomic window from Waddlia chondrophila WSU 86-1044 contains:
- a CDS encoding 3-hydroxyacyl-CoA dehydrogenase family protein, encoding MLNEKLTSVAVVGAGGKMGSGISLLLLREIACLEASKEGQVGSGAYTLTLIDSNVKSLSGLRNYLRAQMTRFAEKQINDLREYYKNDQRLVSNQEMIEAFVQGAIDCLRFEEEIAQAKNAHLIFEAIVEEMDVKTRVFSELKKTASESALFFTNTSSLPIGVLAEASGLKGRMIGYHFYNPPAVQKLLEIIPAAENGESFAALADELAKRLGKIIVYSKDVAGFIGNGHFLREINEALKEVSELESSYTLVEALCFIDQMTRDLLIRPMGIFQLFDYVGIDVLFRVMQIMAHYLKIEFHSGLIDQMVAAGCTGGQYSDGSQKDGFFQYRGHTIEKIYDLKAKAYVDLPNDLIGELPKGHLPWKVMGKEKNREELLKRYLRNLFELDTLAARIASSHLLRSRDIARKLVADGVARSIDDVNTVIVNGFYHLYGPDDEHLPQEVYK
- a CDS encoding enoyl-CoA hydratase/isomerase family protein gives rise to the protein MKYLEFEKRNRVGLLKINRPKALNALNLELLKELEHCLEEESEKLELVAMIVTGAGEKAFIAGADIKEMQGFDKQQILSFISLGQRVSLLLEKAPFITIAAINGFALGGGLEMALACDFIYAADSAKLGLPEVMLGIIPGFGGTQRLVRAVGVRQAKEMIATGKAISADEAHRIGLVNCVCSKESLISECLAVAGSIAGHSQTAIYQAKDAINREDGLSIHEGLDLEKSNFAICFETPEREKAMQAFLEKSMRGTSA